One Hevea brasiliensis isolate MT/VB/25A 57/8 chromosome 5, ASM3005281v1, whole genome shotgun sequence genomic region harbors:
- the LOC110664473 gene encoding eukaryotic peptide chain release factor subunit 1-3, translated as MADGHETDKNIEIWKIKKLIKALEAARGNGTSMISLIMPPRDQVSRVTKMLGDEFGTASNIKSRVNRQSVLGAITSAQQRLKLYNKVPPNGLVLYTGTIVTEDGKEKKVTIDFEPFRPINASLYLCDNKFHTEALNELLESDDKFGFIVMDGNGTLFGTLSGNTREVLHKFSVDLPKKHGRGGQSALRFARLRMEKRHNYVRKTAELATQFYINPATSQPNVSGLILAGSADFKTELSQSDMFDPRLQAKILNVVDVSYGGENGFNQAIELSSEILSNVKFIQEKRLIGKYFEEISQDTGKYVFGVDDTLKALDMGAVETLIVWENLDISRYELKNSTTGEIVIKHLNKEQEANQNNFRDSSSSAELEVQEKMPLLEWFANEYKRFGCTLEFVTNKSQEGSQFCRGFGGIGGILRYQLDMRDFDELSDEEVYDESE; from the coding sequence ATGGCAGATGGCCATGAGACTGATAAAAACATTGAGATATGGAAGATTAAAAAGCTTATAAAAGCACTTGAAGCTGCTCGAGGCAATGGCACAAGCATGATTTCTCTCATCATGCCGCCTCGTGATCAGGTATCCCGTGTTACTAAGATGCTTGGTGATGAGTTTGGAACTGCTTCAAACATTAAAAGCAGGGTCAATCGTCAGTCCGTGTTAGGTGCAATTACTTCTGCTCAGCAAAGGCTCAAACTTTACAACAAGGTTCCTCCAAATGGGCTTGTGCTTTACACTGGAACAATTGTTACTGAAGACGGAAAGGAAAAGAAGGTTACAATTGACTTTGAGCCTTTTAGGCCCATAAATGCATCTCTTTACCTGTGTGACAACAAGTTTCATACAGAAGCTCTAAATGAGCTTTTGGAATCTGATGACAAGTTTGGCTTTATTGTCATGGATGGAAATGGAACCCTTTTTGGGACACTAAGCGGTAACACCCGAGAGGTGCTGCATAAATTTTCTGTTGACCTGCCAAAGAAACATGGGAGAGGAGGGCAATCAGCTCTTCGATTTGCTCGACTTCGAATGGAGAAGCGCCACAACTATGTGAGGAAGACAGCTGAACTTGCCACCCAATTTTATATTAATCCTGCTACCAGCCAGCCTAATGTTTCAGGATTAATTCTTGCTGGATCTGCTGACTTCAAGACTGAGCTGAGTCAGTCTGATATGTTTGATCCTCGACTTCAGGCTAAAATTCTGAATGTGGTTGATGTTTCATATGGGGGTGAAAATGGTTTTAATCAGGCAATTGAACTATCATCAGAAATTCTATCCAATGTGAAGTTTATACAGGAAAAACGCTTAATTGGCAAGTACTTTGAGGAGATTAGCCAGGATACTGGGAAGTATGTCTTTGGTGTGGATGACACGCTGAAAGCTCTAGACATGGGTGCTGTTGAGACTCTCATTGTGTGGGAAAATTTGGATATTAGTAGGTATGAGTTGAAAAACAGCACCACTGGTGAGATTGTCATAAAGCATTTGAACAAGGAGCAGGAGGCGAACCAGAACAACTTTAGGGATTCATCCAGTTCTGCTGAATTGGAAGTTCAAGAAAAGATGCCACTGCTTGAGTGGTTTGCTAACGAGTACAAGAGGTTTGGTTGCACTCTTGAGTTTGTTACCAATAAATCACAAGAAGGATCCCAGTTTTGCAGAGGATTTGGTGGGATTGGTGGGATTCTTCGTTACCAGCTTGATATGAGAGATTTTGATGAGCTTTCTGATGAAGAAGTCTATGATGAATCTGAATAG